A single genomic interval of Rosistilla ulvae harbors:
- a CDS encoding trypsin-like peptidase domain-containing protein: protein MHMLCYLLLAAGVSGSSDSVLVEFTQPGCHACVTMEPVVGQLQREGVAIRRVDAARESHLVQRYRVTSFPTYLVLSGGREIARLQGTQPIQTLRQALANRQGQRIRDTGARNVQPEVPQTPLSAVAASPVSQAIPGEAMPSIDLAQAVERAQAATVRIRVREQGAVGVATGTIIDTHGEEALVLTCGHVFRDSQGKAPIEVELFIQGQIHTVPGQLIDYEAKTRDIALVSIKPGFPVQPVPVISKDQLPASGTAAFSFGCDRGADPTRRDTRITAVNKYNQHLGASNLEIAGAPTIGRSGGGLFDHQGRIVGVCNAADFEDDIGIYAGPGTIQWQLDRVNLASLYEAPAAIASTTPRSNVPKPPTRLAAVTSPAASAPAARIASNQEVIVILRDKNRPDTPTQIKTFDQPTADMLKLLGLTR from the coding sequence ATGCACATGTTGTGCTATTTATTGCTCGCCGCTGGCGTTTCCGGCAGCAGCGATTCGGTTCTCGTCGAGTTCACACAGCCCGGTTGTCACGCTTGTGTCACGATGGAACCTGTGGTTGGCCAATTGCAGCGCGAAGGCGTTGCGATCCGCCGCGTCGACGCTGCTCGCGAAAGTCATCTCGTTCAACGCTATCGCGTTACCAGTTTCCCAACCTATCTTGTCCTTTCCGGCGGCCGCGAGATCGCTCGCCTGCAAGGGACACAACCGATCCAAACGCTGCGGCAAGCACTTGCCAACCGCCAGGGCCAGCGGATCCGCGACACCGGGGCTCGAAACGTTCAACCGGAAGTTCCGCAGACACCGTTGTCCGCCGTTGCGGCGAGTCCTGTGTCTCAGGCGATCCCCGGCGAAGCGATGCCCAGCATCGATCTGGCACAAGCCGTCGAACGCGCTCAAGCTGCAACGGTTCGGATTCGCGTTCGCGAACAGGGAGCGGTAGGTGTTGCGACTGGAACAATTATCGACACACATGGGGAAGAGGCGTTGGTGCTGACCTGCGGCCACGTCTTCCGCGATTCGCAAGGCAAGGCACCGATCGAGGTCGAGCTGTTCATTCAAGGACAGATCCACACCGTGCCGGGGCAACTTATCGATTACGAAGCGAAGACTCGCGACATCGCCTTGGTCTCGATCAAGCCGGGCTTTCCGGTTCAGCCGGTTCCTGTGATCTCGAAGGATCAACTGCCGGCATCGGGGACCGCCGCGTTCAGCTTTGGCTGCGATCGCGGTGCCGATCCAACCCGCCGCGACACGCGGATCACCGCGGTTAACAAATACAACCAACACCTGGGTGCATCAAATCTGGAGATCGCCGGCGCCCCGACGATCGGCCGCAGCGGCGGCGGATTGTTCGATCACCAGGGCCGAATCGTTGGCGTCTGCAACGCCGCCGATTTTGAAGATGACATCGGGATCTATGCCGGCCCGGGGACGATCCAGTGGCAACTGGACCGCGTCAACCTCGCCTCGCTCTATGAAGCTCCCGCAGCAATTGCATCGACGACGCCGCGATCCAATGTCCCCAAACCGCCGACGCGTTTAGCCGCCGTCACGTCGCCAGCTGCATCCGCCCCCGCGGCACGAATCGCCTCCAATCAGGAAGTGATCGTGATCCTTCGCGACAAGAATCGCCCCGACACCCCGACTCAAATCAAAACCTTCGACCAACCGACAGCCGACATGCTAAAACTGCTCGGCCTAACCCGGTAA